The Lactuca sativa cultivar Salinas chromosome 2, Lsat_Salinas_v11, whole genome shotgun sequence genome includes a window with the following:
- the LOC128132496 gene encoding uncharacterized protein LOC128132496: MSLQELVTSLAQSQSQFQQETKNNFSNIQAQIGDLATALSKMEQRGKLPSQTEKNPNVSAITLRSGKTLGESNPKRVSREKEDEVIIVEPSKVVPPKEPVVPNIGQPESSNKTIKPLVIPPPFPSRLASSKKQEEEKEFLETFRKVQINISLLDVIKQIPRYDKFLKDLCTKKRKFKANEKIQVNANVSAVIQKKLPPKCKDPGIFSIPCTISDLHVESAMLDLGASINVMPYSFFQSLNVGPLEETGVIIQLADKSSVSPRGVLEDVLVQVNQLVFPTNFYVIDLEEKTPSKSSMILLGRPFMNTAHTIIDVHKGKITMEFDGEIIHFNIFEAMRYLINISPLYRVDVIEPINGISPNVCTHKILMGDYCKPMKEAQRRLNPPMMEVVKKKIITRFKRCKEKKKAFHDKHITQKYFIPGQEVLYHSRLKIFPEKL; the protein is encoded by the coding sequence ATGAGCCTTCAAGAACTCGTTACTTCTCTTGCTCAAAGCCAAAGCCAATTTCAACAAGAGACCAAGAACAACTTCTCCAACATTCAAGCACAAATTGGAGACTTGGCCACCGCTCTCAGCAAGATGGAACAAAGGGGCAAACTTCCATCTCAAACCGAGAAGAACCCCAATGTGAGTGCAATAACTTTGAGAAGTGGGAAAACACTTGGAGAAAGCAACcctaaaagagtttcaagagaAAAAGAAGATGAAGTCATCATTGTTGAACCTTCAAAAGTAGTACCTCCAAAGGAACCGGTTGTTCCAAACATTGGTCAACCTGAATCTTCCAACAAGACAATAAAGCCATTGGTCATACCACCACCTTTTCCATCCCGGTTGGCTTCTTCAAAGAAACAAGAGGAAGAAAAAGaatttcttgagactttccgcAAAGTTCAAATCAACATCTCACTATTGGATGTCATAAAGCAAATTCCACGCTATGACAAATTTCTTAAGGATTTGTGCACCAAGAAGAGAAAATTCAAGGCAAATGAAAAGATTCAAGTCAATGCAAATGTGTCTGCGGTTATCCAAAAGAAGTTACCTCCCAAATGCAAGGATCCGGGAATATTTTCTATCCCTTGTACCATTAGTGATTTGCATGTCGAAAGTGCCATGTTAGATCTTGGAGCCTCGATCAATGTGATGCCATATTCGTTTTTTCAATCTCTCAATGTTGGACCTTTGGAAGAAACCGGAGTAATCATTCAATTAGCGGACaagtcaagtgtgtctccaagaggAGTGTTGGAGGATGTGTTAGTACAAGTTAATCAACTAGTATTTCCCACAAATTTTTAtgtcattgatcttgaagagaagaCTCCTTCCAAATCATCTATGATCCTCCTTGGAAGACCTTTCATGAATACCGCTCACACGATCATTGATGTCCATAAAGGAAAAATTACTATGGAGTTTGATGGAGAGATCATTCACTTCAACATCTTTGAAGCAATGAGGTACCTTATCAACATTTCTCCATTGTACCGGGTTGAtgtgattgagccaataaacGGGATAAGCCCTAATGTATGCACACACAAAATTCTTATGGGAGATTATTGCAAGCCTATGAAAGAGGCTCAAAGAAGATTAAATCCTCCAATGATGGAAGTGGTCAagaaaaagataattacaaggTTTAAAAGGTGCAAAGAGAAGAAAAAGGCATTTCATGACAAGCACATAACCCAAAAATACTTTATTCCGGGTCAAGAAGTTCTTTATCATTCACGCTTAAAGATATTCCCAGAAAAATTGTGA
- the LOC111903239 gene encoding protein HOTHEAD, which translates to MDRSSRRRQSTAVSHASPFIFAIVVFFLASSSTSEKAPYPTFAKDATKAPAESSYDYIVVGGGTSGCALAATLSQGAKVLVLERGDLPYGIPSVNTINGFITTLADLTPTSASQTFVSTDGVISQRARVLGGGSALNAGFFTRASPDYVNKAGFDPKRVKESYEWVEKKVAFEPKVLAWQAAVRDGLLEVGVLPDNGFTYEHIYGTKVGGSIFDVNGNRHTAADLLEYANPTNITVFLNATVHRVLFKTDERRARGVLYKDMEGKEHMAILNEGSLMNEVILSAGTLGSPQLLMLSGIGPAKHLMGHGIKVLLDQPMVGQGLSDNPMNLVLIPSPRPVEISLIEIVGITRFGSFIETASTHINLPLLNKFSSHFGHFANQTTKLERLRSIIGHHLNIDPSGFDAGLILEKVMGPLSSGVLELETINPNDNPKVTFNYFKDPRDLQRCVQGMETIVKVLESKALSSFREPLVSVQDLLALVVALPLNLRPRHVNTAFDLQQYCIDTVMSIWHYHGGCQVDRVVDRNYKVVGVGGLRVIDSSTLLNSPGTNPQATMMMIGRYMGQKMLEERLTLRMK; encoded by the exons ATGGATCGGAGCAGCCGCAGACGGCAGTCCACCGCCGTTTCTCATGCATCTCCGTTTATCTTTGCAATCGTCGTCTTCTTTCttgcttcttcttccacttccgaAAAAG CTCCATACCCCACATTTGCAAAAGACGCAACGAAAGCTCCGGCGGAGTCTTCCTACGATTACATTGTAGTCGGCGGTGGAACTTCCGGTTGCGCATTGGCAGCCACACTTTCACAAGGCGCAAAAGTTTTAGTCCTTGAAAGAGGCGACTTACCATACGGCATCCCATCCGTGAACACCATAAACGGGTTTATCACCACCCTCGCTGACCTCACTCCGACCTCCGCCTCACAAACCTTTGTGTCCACCGACGGTGTTATCAGCCAGAGGGCTCGCGTCCTCGGCGGTGGGTCTGCCCTGAACGCCGGGTTCTTCACCAGGGCGAGTCCTGATTATGTTAACAAAGCTGGGTTCGATCCGAAACGGGTGAAGGAATCGTATGAGTGGGTGGAGAAGAAGGTGGCGTTTGAGCCGAAGGTGTTGGCATGGCAGGCGGCGGTGAGAGATGGGTTGCTGGAGGTCGGAGTGTTGCCGGATAATGGATTTACTTATGAACACATTTATGGAACTAAAGTTGGTGGTAGCATTTTTGATGTGAATGGCAATCGACACACAGCTGCCGATTTGTTAGAGTATGCTAATCCAACCAACATTACTGTCTTCTTGAATGCAACTGTGCACCGAGTACTATTCAAAACCGATG AAAGGAGAGCACGGGGTGTTTTATACAAAGATATGGAAGGGAAAGAGCACATGGCGATTTTAAACGAAGGGTCATTGATGAATGAAGTGATATTATCAGCTGGAACACTTGGGAGCCCACAGTTGTTGATGTTAAGTGGTATTGGGCCTGCTAAACATTTAATGGGCCATGGGATCAAAGTGTTATTGGACCAGCCCATGGTTGGACAGGGCTTATCTGACAATCCAATGAATCTAGTACTCATTCCTTCGCCCCGACCCGTAGAGATTTCACTCATTGAGATCGTGGGTATTACCCGATTCGGAAGCTTTATTGAAACCGCAAGTACTCATATTAACTTGCCATTGCTCAATAAATTCAGTTCCCACTTTGGACATTTTGCTAACCAG ACAACAAAACTTGAGAGGCTAAGATCTATAATTGGACATCATCTGAACATAGATCCATCAGGATTTGATGCTGGACTCATCCTTGAAAAGGTAATGGGCCCACTTTCTTCAGGTGTTCTAGAGCTTGAGACAATAAATCCCAATGATAATCCTAAAGTCACATTTAACTACTTTAAAGACCCTCGAGACCTCCAACGATGTGTTCAAGGGATGGAAACGATTGTAAAGGTGTTGGAATCGAAAGCATTGTCATCATTCAGAGAACCATTAGTATCAGTTCAAGATTTGCTTGCTTTGGTTGTGGCTCTACCTTTGAATTTGAGACCTCGACATGTGAATACCGCATTCGATCTTCAACAGTATTGTATTGACACTGTGATGAGTATTTGGCATTACCATGGAGGATGTCAAGTTGATAGAGTTGTTGATCGCAACTATAAAGTCGTTGGTGTTGGTGGACTTCGTGTGATTGATAGTTCAACACTTTTGAATTCTCCTGGAACAAATCCTCAAGCTACTATGATGATGATTGGAAG GTATATGGGGCAGAAAATGCTTGAAGAACGATTGACACTTCGAATGAAGTAG